One segment of Syngnathus scovelli strain Florida chromosome 6, RoL_Ssco_1.2, whole genome shotgun sequence DNA contains the following:
- the c2cd5 gene encoding C2 domain-containing protein 5 isoform X8 translates to MPGKLKAKIVAGRHLPVMDRASELTDAFVEVKFGNITFKTDVFPKSLNPQWNSEWFKFEVDDEDLQDEPLQITVLDHDTYSANDAIGKVYIDIDPLLCSEAASVISGWFPIYDTIHGIRGEINVLIKVELFNDLNRFRQSSCGVKFFCTTSIPRYYRAAMVHGFVEELVVNEDPEYQWIDRIRTPRASNEARQRLISLMSGELQRKIGLKVLEMGGNAVVGYLQCFDLEGESGLVVRAIGTACTLDKATSGGAVVATAHTHPNTAPASNACNSPSKDGKEPVFGEDLPSSSGPPTPLRALPTNPFSPAPFSPPQASRQSSSSDTDLSLTPKTGMGSGGSAGKEAGPLKTLLRQQTQTALEQREFPFFTLTSFPPAFLVHVGGVVSARSVKLLDRIHNPDEPETRDAWWEEIRQEIKSHAKALGCHAVVGYSESTSICEEVCILSASGTAAILNPRYMREGCLDVASMDHRFEEPSPSSCGFCHIPYDEFNMPFPAQLTYCCLCRRQKVPDVLFTTIDLPSDAAVTGKGCLIQARLCRLKKRAQGEVNATAISNLLPFMEYELHTQLMNKLKLHSMNALFGLHIQISVGENMLLGLASATGVYLTALPTPGGIQIAGKTPGDLSNEHHMLTIQKRINDAIAKNKEIYQITPPKLFTLDPEALGDIDMELTEEVVGSPIPEARQRNRLFRSHSESSDELSELDLSHGKKDAFVLEIDDTDAVEDIHSLLMDASPPTGFHSCNTETMPGIYNWTSGIQMFTSVRVLRLSNANLTNQGLNKIFTDLCENLLKSFYFKLRSMIPCCICHLNFTVAVPEEELIQVAVTGVAMTFDKDQTQEKPADKPITQGSSETEEQLQFPLELCADGPSTNAQPPLKTSGVSASSVVSSRAASVDYGSFADRCSTWLELLRLKAHTIRRGSVKTISSLERSSPLFENRSRSLHSNRCSFGGSSVTVVKMTPLSFLPSMRVVKYLGIINMFFIRETTSLREEGGVSGFLHSFIAEVFAMVRAHVAALGGNAVMSYSMKECVLMENPNKNQAQCLINVSGDAVICLRESDQEPTSSATNLGQACTSAMEGAS, encoded by the exons ATGCCtggaaaattaaaagcaaaaattGTGGCAGGACGCCACTTGCCTGTCATGGACAGAGCCAGTGAGCTTACAGATGCTTTTGTAGAG GTCAAGTTTGGAAACATAACATTCAAAACAGACGTCTTCCCCAAATCCCTCAATCCACAGTGGAACTCGGAATGGTTCAAATTTGAG GTCGATGATGAGGACCTGCAGGATGAGCCGCTGCAGATCACCGTGTTGGACCACGACACATACAGCGCAAACGACGCCATCGGGAAGGTTTACATCGACATTGACCCGCTGCTGTGCAGCGAGGCCGCCTCTGTTATCTCCGGCTGGTTCCCAATTTATGACACCATCCACG GTATCCGTGGGGAGATTAATGTCCTGATCAAAGTGGAGCTCTTCAATGACTTGAACCGCTTCAGACAATCCTCCTGTGGAGTCAAGTTCTTCTGCA CCACTTCAATTCCACGGTATTACCGGGCGGCCATGGTCCACGGCTTCGTGGAGGAACTGGTGGTGAACGAAGACCCCGAATACCAGTGGATTGATCGCATCAGAACTCCTCGAGCGTCCAATGAAGCTCGCCAGAGGCTCATCTCCCTCATGTCCG GAGAGCTCCAGAGGAAGATAGGTCTCAAAGTACTGGAGATGGGAGGCAACGCAGTGGTGGGCTACTTGCAGTGTTTCGACCTGGAGGGAGAGTCGGGCCTGGTGGTGCGGGCCATAGGTACCGCCTGCACTCTGGACAAAGCCACCTCCGGAGGCGCCGTCGTCGCCACCGCGCACACGCATCCCAACACGGCTCCCGCTTCCAATGCCTGCAATTCCCCTTCCAAGGACGGAAAAGA GCCGGTTTTTGGTGAGGACCTTCCCTCGTCATCCGGCCCGCCCACCCCTCTCAGAGCCCTCCCCACCAACCCCTTCTCTCCTGCCCCCTTCTCCCCTCCCCAAGCCAGCCGCCAGTCCTCCTCATCAGACACAGACCTCAGTTTGACGCCCAAGACGG GAATGGGCAGCGGGGGCAGTGCTGGCAAGGAGGCGGGACCCCTGAAGACGCTGCTCAGACAGCAGACGCAGACTGCTTTGGAGCAGAGG GAGTTCCCTTTCTTCACCTTGACGTCCTTCCCACCCGCCTTTCTGGTCCACGTGGGCGGAGTTGTCAGCGCTCGCTCGGTCAAACTGCTGGACCGCATACACAATCCCG ATGAGCCAGAAACCCGCGACGCCTGGTGGGAGGAGATACGACAGGAGATCAAGTCTCACGCCAAAGCTCTCGGTTGCCACGCCGTCGTTGGATACAGCGAGAGcaccagcatctg TGAGGAGGTGTGCATCCTGTCCGCGTCCGGCACGGCGGCCATCTTGAATCCCCGCTACATGCGTGAAGGTTGTTTGGATGTCGCAAGCATGGACCACAG GTTTGAGGAGCCGTCTCCTTCCAGCTGCGGCTTCTGTCACATACCGTACGATGAGTTCAACATGCCCTTTCCCGCTCAGCTCACCTACTGCTGCCTCTGCAGAAGACAAAAG GTCCCCGATGTTCTGTTCACAACAATCGACTTGCCGTCAGATGCAGCCGTCACCGGGAAAGGCTGTCTCATTCAAGCCAG ACTGTGCCGGCTAAAGAAGCGAGCTCAAGGGGAGGTGAACGCCACGGCCATCTCCAACCTCCTTCCTTTTATGGAATATGAACTGCACACTCAGTTGATGAACAAGCTGAAGCTGCACAGCATGAACGCGCTCTTTGGCCTCCATATACAAATCAGCGTTGGCGAGAACATGCTGCTGGGTCTGGCT TCTGCCACAGGCGTGTACCTGACCGCCCTCCCTACCCCGGGAGGTATTCAGATCGCAGGGAAGACTCCGGGCGACCTGAGCAACGAGCACCACATGTTAACCATCCAGAAGAGGATCAACGACGCCATCGCCAAGAACAAAGAGATCTATCAGATCACTCCACCG AAATTATTTACCCTGGACCCTGAGGCGCTCGGCGACATAGACATG GAGCTCACAGAAGAAGTGGTGGGTTCTCCCATTCCCGAAGCCAGACAACGAAACAGGCTGTTCCGCTCCCACTCGGAGAGCTCAGACGAACTGTCAGAACTGGACCTCTCTCACGGCAAGAAGGATGCGTTTGTCCTGGAG ATTGACGATACGGACGCCGTGGAAGATATTCACTCCCTACTCATGGATGCCTCGCCTCCCACGG ggttcCACAGCTGCAACACTGAGACCATGCCTGGGATTTACAACTGGACTTCGGGAATACAG ATGTTTACATCAGTGAGGGTGTTAAGGTTGAGTAATGCCAATCTCACCAATCAAGGCTTGAACAAAATCTTCACTGACCTGTGTGAGAACCTGCTGAAG AGTTTCTACTTCAAGTTGCGCTCGATGATCCCCTGCTGTATTTGTCATCTCAACTTCACCGTGGCAGTGCCAGAAGAAGAGCTCATACAG GTCGCCGTGACGGGGGTCGCCATGACGTTCGACAAAGACCAGACTCAAGAGAAGCCAGCGGACAAGCCCATCACCCAAG GGTCGAGTGAGACTGAAGAACAGCTGCAGTTCCCTCTGGAGCTCTGCGCCGACGGCCCTTCCACCAACGCGCAGCCGCCATTAAAAACCTCAG GTGTCTCGGCAAGTAGTGTTGTGTCATCCAGAG CTGCCTCCGTTGATTACGGTTCCTTTGCAGACAGATGCAGCACCTGGCTAGAGCTGCTTAGGCTGAAAGCTCACACCATAAGACGAGGATCAGTTAAGACAA TCTCATCTCTGGAGCGCTCCAGCccgttgttcgagaaccggtccCGCTCGCTGCACTCCAACCGCTGCTCATTCGGAGGAAGCTCGGTCACCGTGGTGAAGATGACGCCGTTATCCTTCCTTCCCAGTATGCGTGTGGTAAAATACTTGGGCATCATCAACATGTTCTTCATTCGAGAGACCACATCCTTACGAGAG GAAGGCGGCGTGAGCGGCTTCCTCCATTCGTTCATCGCGGAGGTGTTCGCCATGGTTCGCGCCCACGTGGCAGCTTTGGGTGGAAACGCCGTCATGTCCTACAGCATGAAGGAGTGCGTGTTAATGGAGAATCCCAATAAGAACCAG GCTCAGTGTCTCATCAACGTGAGTGGCGACGCCGTCATCTGTCTGCGGGAATCGGATCAGGAGCCCACGTCATCCGCGACAAACCTCGGGCAAGCGTGCACCAGTGCGATGGAAGGAGCTTCATGA
- the c2cd5 gene encoding C2 domain-containing protein 5 isoform X15, whose translation MPGKLKAKIVAGRHLPVMDRASELTDAFVEVKFGNITFKTDVFPKSLNPQWNSEWFKFEVDDEDLQDEPLQITVLDHDTYSANDAIGKVYIDIDPLLCSEAASVISGWFPIYDTIHGIRGEINVLIKVELFNDLNRFRQSSCGVKFFCTTSIPRYYRAAMVHGFVEELVVNEDPEYQWIDRIRTPRASNEARQRLISLMSGELQRKIGLKVLEMGGNAVVGYLQCFDLEGESGLVVRAIGTACTLDKATSGGAVVATAHTHPNTAPASNACNSPSKDGKEPVFGEDLPSSSGPPTPLRALPTNPFSPAPFSPPQASRQSSSSDTDLSLTPKTGMGSGGSAGKEAGPLKTLLRQQTQTALEQREFPFFTLTSFPPAFLVHVGGVVSARSVKLLDRIHNPDEPETRDAWWEEIRQEIKSHAKALGCHAVVGYSESTSICEEVCILSASGTAAILNPRYMREGCLDVASMDHRFEEPSPSSCGFCHIPYDEFNMPFPAQLTYCCLCRRQKVPDVLFTTIDLPSDAAVTGKGCLIQARLCRLKKRAQGEVNATAISNLLPFMEYELHTQLMNKLKLHSMNALFGLHIQISVGENMLLGLASATGVYLTALPTPGGIQIAGKTPGDLSNEHHMLTIQKRINDAIAKNKEIYQITPPKLFTLDPEALGDIDMELTEEVVGSPIPEARQRNRLFRSHSESSDELSELDLSHGKKDAFVLEIDDTDAVEDIHSLLMDASPPTGFHSCNTETMPGIYNWTSGIQMFTSVRVLRLSNANLTNQGLNKIFTDLCENLLKSFYFKLRSMIPCCICHLNFTVAVPEEELIQVAVTGVAMTFDKDQTQEKPADKPITQGSSETEEQLQFPLELCADGPSTNAQPPLKTSGTVCLLTPAAKLCQNQLVIVHPEGKLLSDVRVWSVVSLVENRLFLFFLD comes from the exons ATGCCtggaaaattaaaagcaaaaattGTGGCAGGACGCCACTTGCCTGTCATGGACAGAGCCAGTGAGCTTACAGATGCTTTTGTAGAG GTCAAGTTTGGAAACATAACATTCAAAACAGACGTCTTCCCCAAATCCCTCAATCCACAGTGGAACTCGGAATGGTTCAAATTTGAG GTCGATGATGAGGACCTGCAGGATGAGCCGCTGCAGATCACCGTGTTGGACCACGACACATACAGCGCAAACGACGCCATCGGGAAGGTTTACATCGACATTGACCCGCTGCTGTGCAGCGAGGCCGCCTCTGTTATCTCCGGCTGGTTCCCAATTTATGACACCATCCACG GTATCCGTGGGGAGATTAATGTCCTGATCAAAGTGGAGCTCTTCAATGACTTGAACCGCTTCAGACAATCCTCCTGTGGAGTCAAGTTCTTCTGCA CCACTTCAATTCCACGGTATTACCGGGCGGCCATGGTCCACGGCTTCGTGGAGGAACTGGTGGTGAACGAAGACCCCGAATACCAGTGGATTGATCGCATCAGAACTCCTCGAGCGTCCAATGAAGCTCGCCAGAGGCTCATCTCCCTCATGTCCG GAGAGCTCCAGAGGAAGATAGGTCTCAAAGTACTGGAGATGGGAGGCAACGCAGTGGTGGGCTACTTGCAGTGTTTCGACCTGGAGGGAGAGTCGGGCCTGGTGGTGCGGGCCATAGGTACCGCCTGCACTCTGGACAAAGCCACCTCCGGAGGCGCCGTCGTCGCCACCGCGCACACGCATCCCAACACGGCTCCCGCTTCCAATGCCTGCAATTCCCCTTCCAAGGACGGAAAAGA GCCGGTTTTTGGTGAGGACCTTCCCTCGTCATCCGGCCCGCCCACCCCTCTCAGAGCCCTCCCCACCAACCCCTTCTCTCCTGCCCCCTTCTCCCCTCCCCAAGCCAGCCGCCAGTCCTCCTCATCAGACACAGACCTCAGTTTGACGCCCAAGACGG GAATGGGCAGCGGGGGCAGTGCTGGCAAGGAGGCGGGACCCCTGAAGACGCTGCTCAGACAGCAGACGCAGACTGCTTTGGAGCAGAGG GAGTTCCCTTTCTTCACCTTGACGTCCTTCCCACCCGCCTTTCTGGTCCACGTGGGCGGAGTTGTCAGCGCTCGCTCGGTCAAACTGCTGGACCGCATACACAATCCCG ATGAGCCAGAAACCCGCGACGCCTGGTGGGAGGAGATACGACAGGAGATCAAGTCTCACGCCAAAGCTCTCGGTTGCCACGCCGTCGTTGGATACAGCGAGAGcaccagcatctg TGAGGAGGTGTGCATCCTGTCCGCGTCCGGCACGGCGGCCATCTTGAATCCCCGCTACATGCGTGAAGGTTGTTTGGATGTCGCAAGCATGGACCACAG GTTTGAGGAGCCGTCTCCTTCCAGCTGCGGCTTCTGTCACATACCGTACGATGAGTTCAACATGCCCTTTCCCGCTCAGCTCACCTACTGCTGCCTCTGCAGAAGACAAAAG GTCCCCGATGTTCTGTTCACAACAATCGACTTGCCGTCAGATGCAGCCGTCACCGGGAAAGGCTGTCTCATTCAAGCCAG ACTGTGCCGGCTAAAGAAGCGAGCTCAAGGGGAGGTGAACGCCACGGCCATCTCCAACCTCCTTCCTTTTATGGAATATGAACTGCACACTCAGTTGATGAACAAGCTGAAGCTGCACAGCATGAACGCGCTCTTTGGCCTCCATATACAAATCAGCGTTGGCGAGAACATGCTGCTGGGTCTGGCT TCTGCCACAGGCGTGTACCTGACCGCCCTCCCTACCCCGGGAGGTATTCAGATCGCAGGGAAGACTCCGGGCGACCTGAGCAACGAGCACCACATGTTAACCATCCAGAAGAGGATCAACGACGCCATCGCCAAGAACAAAGAGATCTATCAGATCACTCCACCG AAATTATTTACCCTGGACCCTGAGGCGCTCGGCGACATAGACATG GAGCTCACAGAAGAAGTGGTGGGTTCTCCCATTCCCGAAGCCAGACAACGAAACAGGCTGTTCCGCTCCCACTCGGAGAGCTCAGACGAACTGTCAGAACTGGACCTCTCTCACGGCAAGAAGGATGCGTTTGTCCTGGAG ATTGACGATACGGACGCCGTGGAAGATATTCACTCCCTACTCATGGATGCCTCGCCTCCCACGG ggttcCACAGCTGCAACACTGAGACCATGCCTGGGATTTACAACTGGACTTCGGGAATACAG ATGTTTACATCAGTGAGGGTGTTAAGGTTGAGTAATGCCAATCTCACCAATCAAGGCTTGAACAAAATCTTCACTGACCTGTGTGAGAACCTGCTGAAG AGTTTCTACTTCAAGTTGCGCTCGATGATCCCCTGCTGTATTTGTCATCTCAACTTCACCGTGGCAGTGCCAGAAGAAGAGCTCATACAG GTCGCCGTGACGGGGGTCGCCATGACGTTCGACAAAGACCAGACTCAAGAGAAGCCAGCGGACAAGCCCATCACCCAAG GGTCGAGTGAGACTGAAGAACAGCTGCAGTTCCCTCTGGAGCTCTGCGCCGACGGCCCTTCCACCAACGCGCAGCCGCCATTAAAAACCTCAG GTACAGTCTGTTTACTCACTCCGGCTGCAAAACTCTGCCAAAATCAGCTGGTTATTGTGCACCCGGAAGGTAAATTGCTCAGTGACGTCAGAGTTTGGTCTGTCGTGAGCCTAGTGGAAAatagattatttttattttttttagattga
- the c2cd5 gene encoding C2 domain-containing protein 5 isoform X14: MPGKLKAKIVAGRHLPVMDRASELTDAFVEVKFGNITFKTDVFPKSLNPQWNSEWFKFEVDDEDLQDEPLQITVLDHDTYSANDAIGKVYIDIDPLLCSEAASVISGWFPIYDTIHGIRGEINVLIKVELFNDLNRFRQSSCGVKFFCTTSIPRYYRAAMVHGFVEELVVNEDPEYQWIDRIRTPRASNEARQRLISLMSGELQRKIGLKVLEMGGNAVVGYLQCFDLEGESGLVVRAIGTACTLDKATSGGAVVATAHTHPNTAPASNACNSPSKDGKEPVFGEDLPSSSGPPTPLRALPTNPFSPAPFSPPQASRQSSSSDTDLSLTPKTGMGSGGSAGKEAGPLKTLLRQQTQTALEQRGASSSGLYLNAREFPFFTLTSFPPAFLVHVGGVVSARSVKLLDRIHNPAMGNTRSYKLLDWNSVTADEPETRDAWWEEIRQEIKSHAKALGCHAVVGYSESTSICEEVCILSASGTAAILNPRYMREGCLDVASMDHRFEEPSPSSCGFCHIPYDEFNMPFPAQLTYCCLCRRQKVPDVLFTTIDLPSDAAVTGKGCLIQARLCRLKKRAQGEVNATAISNLLPFMEYELHTQLMNKLKLHSMNALFGLHIQISVGENMLLGLASATGVYLTALPTPGGIQIAGKTPGDLSNEHHMLTIQKRINDAIAKNKEIYQITPPKLFTLDPEALGDIDMELTEEVVGSPIPEARQRNRLFRSHSESSDELSELDLSHGKKDAFVLEIDDTDAVEDIHSLLMDASPPTGFHSCNTETMPGIYNWTSGIQMFTSVRVLRLSNANLTNQGLNKIFTDLCENLLKSFYFKLRSMIPCCICHLNFTVAVPEEELIQVAVTGVAMTFDKDQTQEKPADKPITQGSSETEEQLQFPLELCADGPSTNAQPPLKTSGTVCLLTPAAKLCQNQLVIVHPEGKLLSDVRVWSVVSLVENRLFLFFLD; the protein is encoded by the exons ATGCCtggaaaattaaaagcaaaaattGTGGCAGGACGCCACTTGCCTGTCATGGACAGAGCCAGTGAGCTTACAGATGCTTTTGTAGAG GTCAAGTTTGGAAACATAACATTCAAAACAGACGTCTTCCCCAAATCCCTCAATCCACAGTGGAACTCGGAATGGTTCAAATTTGAG GTCGATGATGAGGACCTGCAGGATGAGCCGCTGCAGATCACCGTGTTGGACCACGACACATACAGCGCAAACGACGCCATCGGGAAGGTTTACATCGACATTGACCCGCTGCTGTGCAGCGAGGCCGCCTCTGTTATCTCCGGCTGGTTCCCAATTTATGACACCATCCACG GTATCCGTGGGGAGATTAATGTCCTGATCAAAGTGGAGCTCTTCAATGACTTGAACCGCTTCAGACAATCCTCCTGTGGAGTCAAGTTCTTCTGCA CCACTTCAATTCCACGGTATTACCGGGCGGCCATGGTCCACGGCTTCGTGGAGGAACTGGTGGTGAACGAAGACCCCGAATACCAGTGGATTGATCGCATCAGAACTCCTCGAGCGTCCAATGAAGCTCGCCAGAGGCTCATCTCCCTCATGTCCG GAGAGCTCCAGAGGAAGATAGGTCTCAAAGTACTGGAGATGGGAGGCAACGCAGTGGTGGGCTACTTGCAGTGTTTCGACCTGGAGGGAGAGTCGGGCCTGGTGGTGCGGGCCATAGGTACCGCCTGCACTCTGGACAAAGCCACCTCCGGAGGCGCCGTCGTCGCCACCGCGCACACGCATCCCAACACGGCTCCCGCTTCCAATGCCTGCAATTCCCCTTCCAAGGACGGAAAAGA GCCGGTTTTTGGTGAGGACCTTCCCTCGTCATCCGGCCCGCCCACCCCTCTCAGAGCCCTCCCCACCAACCCCTTCTCTCCTGCCCCCTTCTCCCCTCCCCAAGCCAGCCGCCAGTCCTCCTCATCAGACACAGACCTCAGTTTGACGCCCAAGACGG GAATGGGCAGCGGGGGCAGTGCTGGCAAGGAGGCGGGACCCCTGAAGACGCTGCTCAGACAGCAGACGCAGACTGCTTTGGAGCAGAGG GGAGCTTCCTCCTCTGGGTTGTATTTAAACGCCAGG GAGTTCCCTTTCTTCACCTTGACGTCCTTCCCACCCGCCTTTCTGGTCCACGTGGGCGGAGTTGTCAGCGCTCGCTCGGTCAAACTGCTGGACCGCATACACAATCCCG CCATGGGTAACACGCGCTCGTACAAACTGCTAGACTGGAATAGTGTCACGGCAG ATGAGCCAGAAACCCGCGACGCCTGGTGGGAGGAGATACGACAGGAGATCAAGTCTCACGCCAAAGCTCTCGGTTGCCACGCCGTCGTTGGATACAGCGAGAGcaccagcatctg TGAGGAGGTGTGCATCCTGTCCGCGTCCGGCACGGCGGCCATCTTGAATCCCCGCTACATGCGTGAAGGTTGTTTGGATGTCGCAAGCATGGACCACAG GTTTGAGGAGCCGTCTCCTTCCAGCTGCGGCTTCTGTCACATACCGTACGATGAGTTCAACATGCCCTTTCCCGCTCAGCTCACCTACTGCTGCCTCTGCAGAAGACAAAAG GTCCCCGATGTTCTGTTCACAACAATCGACTTGCCGTCAGATGCAGCCGTCACCGGGAAAGGCTGTCTCATTCAAGCCAG ACTGTGCCGGCTAAAGAAGCGAGCTCAAGGGGAGGTGAACGCCACGGCCATCTCCAACCTCCTTCCTTTTATGGAATATGAACTGCACACTCAGTTGATGAACAAGCTGAAGCTGCACAGCATGAACGCGCTCTTTGGCCTCCATATACAAATCAGCGTTGGCGAGAACATGCTGCTGGGTCTGGCT TCTGCCACAGGCGTGTACCTGACCGCCCTCCCTACCCCGGGAGGTATTCAGATCGCAGGGAAGACTCCGGGCGACCTGAGCAACGAGCACCACATGTTAACCATCCAGAAGAGGATCAACGACGCCATCGCCAAGAACAAAGAGATCTATCAGATCACTCCACCG AAATTATTTACCCTGGACCCTGAGGCGCTCGGCGACATAGACATG GAGCTCACAGAAGAAGTGGTGGGTTCTCCCATTCCCGAAGCCAGACAACGAAACAGGCTGTTCCGCTCCCACTCGGAGAGCTCAGACGAACTGTCAGAACTGGACCTCTCTCACGGCAAGAAGGATGCGTTTGTCCTGGAG ATTGACGATACGGACGCCGTGGAAGATATTCACTCCCTACTCATGGATGCCTCGCCTCCCACGG ggttcCACAGCTGCAACACTGAGACCATGCCTGGGATTTACAACTGGACTTCGGGAATACAG ATGTTTACATCAGTGAGGGTGTTAAGGTTGAGTAATGCCAATCTCACCAATCAAGGCTTGAACAAAATCTTCACTGACCTGTGTGAGAACCTGCTGAAG AGTTTCTACTTCAAGTTGCGCTCGATGATCCCCTGCTGTATTTGTCATCTCAACTTCACCGTGGCAGTGCCAGAAGAAGAGCTCATACAG GTCGCCGTGACGGGGGTCGCCATGACGTTCGACAAAGACCAGACTCAAGAGAAGCCAGCGGACAAGCCCATCACCCAAG GGTCGAGTGAGACTGAAGAACAGCTGCAGTTCCCTCTGGAGCTCTGCGCCGACGGCCCTTCCACCAACGCGCAGCCGCCATTAAAAACCTCAG GTACAGTCTGTTTACTCACTCCGGCTGCAAAACTCTGCCAAAATCAGCTGGTTATTGTGCACCCGGAAGGTAAATTGCTCAGTGACGTCAGAGTTTGGTCTGTCGTGAGCCTAGTGGAAAatagattatttttattttttttagattga